In Mycobacterium sp. JS623, one genomic interval encodes:
- a CDS encoding DUF4333 domain-containing protein, with amino-acid sequence MARLVARTALAAVAAASMATAGCSFSVGSNHQNTVAKADVADQISQKVNEKSGHKPQSVTCPDDLKATVGASLDCEMTDDGQNYGVNVTVTSVDGTKVNFDIVETVNKDDVAKSISEQLTQQFGRTPDVTCPDNLKGDVGATTRCHLTDQGSTYGVTVTVNSVDGGDVKYGFKVDDQPEQG; translated from the coding sequence ATGGCGCGATTGGTTGCACGAACCGCTCTCGCGGCTGTGGCCGCGGCGAGCATGGCCACGGCCGGCTGTTCATTTTCCGTTGGCAGCAACCACCAGAACACGGTCGCAAAAGCTGATGTCGCCGATCAAATCAGCCAGAAGGTGAACGAGAAGTCTGGCCACAAGCCGCAGTCGGTCACCTGTCCCGACGACCTGAAGGCGACAGTTGGTGCCTCCCTCGACTGCGAGATGACCGACGACGGCCAGAACTACGGCGTCAACGTGACGGTGACCAGTGTCGACGGCACCAAGGTGAATTTCGACATCGTGGAGACGGTCAACAAGGACGACGTCGCCAAATCGATCAGCGAACAACTGACCCAGCAGTTCGGCCGGACTCCCGACGTGACCTGTCCGGACAACCTCAAGGGCGACGTCGGTGCGACCACACGCTGCCACCTCACCGACCAGGGCAGCACCTACGGCGTGACTGTCACCGTCAACAGCGTCGACGGCGGCGACGTCAAGTACGGGTTCAAAGTCGACGACCAACCGGAACAGGGCTAA
- a CDS encoding YbaK/EbsC family protein, translated as MTVDIGELTFVPASEAPELVAAPVRPYLGDGLWVSAIDPDLADTAAFCEHYDIGLDISANCVVVEARRADRVWYAACVVLATTRADVNGVVRKQLGARKISFAPMETAVTLTAMEYGGITPVGLPRDWPVLVDVNVIDRSRVIVGSGIRGSKLLAAADILGSLPTAEVVSITKPVA; from the coding sequence GTGACAGTGGACATTGGAGAGCTGACCTTCGTTCCGGCGAGCGAGGCGCCTGAGCTCGTCGCCGCACCGGTCCGGCCATACCTGGGCGACGGGCTCTGGGTCAGCGCGATCGACCCCGACCTTGCCGACACGGCGGCGTTCTGCGAGCACTACGACATCGGCTTGGACATCTCTGCCAATTGCGTTGTCGTCGAAGCACGGCGAGCCGACCGGGTGTGGTACGCGGCCTGCGTCGTGCTCGCCACCACACGCGCCGACGTGAACGGCGTCGTGCGTAAACAACTTGGCGCCCGCAAGATTTCATTTGCGCCAATGGAGACTGCGGTGACGTTGACCGCGATGGAGTACGGCGGGATCACGCCGGTCGGCCTGCCCCGCGACTGGCCGGTTCTTGTCGACGTGAACGTGATCGACCGCAGCCGGGTGATCGTGGGTAGCGGGATCCGTGGTTCCAAGCTTCTGGCAGCCGCAGACATACTGGGTTCGCTGCCGACGGCCGAGGTGGTTTCGATCACCAAGCCTGTTGCCTGA
- a CDS encoding LLM class F420-dependent oxidoreductase, with protein MRLGLHALGIGSGATRAVIDAVAVAAEQSGFATLWSGEHVVMVDRSASRYPYSDDGQIAVPATADWIDPLIGLSFAAAATSTIRIATGVLLLPEHNPVLIAKQAATLDTLCGGRLTLGVGIGWSREEFDALGVPFERRAARTAEYVEAMRTLWRDDVASFDGEFVHFESVRVNPKPVASGRIPIVLGGNSDTALQRVVAWGDGWYGFNLDGVDEVAERLQFLRELCVESGRDRAELQLAVALRDVSVDDARTLASLGVDELVLVEAPPDHAVAAAEWVSALADKWRVG; from the coding sequence ATGCGGCTGGGATTGCACGCACTTGGCATCGGCTCGGGGGCGACCCGCGCCGTCATCGACGCAGTGGCGGTTGCCGCGGAACAGTCGGGGTTCGCAACGTTGTGGTCGGGCGAGCATGTCGTCATGGTGGACCGGTCGGCGTCACGCTATCCCTATTCCGACGACGGACAGATCGCGGTGCCCGCAACGGCCGACTGGATCGACCCGCTGATCGGCTTGAGCTTCGCCGCCGCGGCCACCTCGACGATTCGCATTGCGACCGGCGTGCTGCTGTTGCCCGAACACAATCCCGTGCTGATCGCAAAACAGGCCGCCACGCTGGACACCCTCTGCGGCGGCAGGCTCACGCTCGGTGTCGGCATCGGCTGGTCGCGTGAGGAATTCGACGCGCTCGGCGTCCCGTTCGAGCGGCGCGCCGCACGCACCGCCGAATACGTCGAAGCGATGCGCACGCTGTGGCGCGACGACGTCGCCTCGTTCGACGGCGAATTCGTCCACTTTGAATCTGTGCGGGTCAACCCCAAACCCGTTGCCAGCGGCCGTATCCCGATCGTGCTCGGTGGCAACAGCGATACCGCGCTACAGCGGGTGGTCGCGTGGGGCGACGGCTGGTACGGGTTCAATCTCGACGGAGTGGACGAGGTTGCAGAGCGCCTCCAGTTTCTGCGCGAGCTCTGCGTCGAGAGCGGACGCGACCGCGCCGAACTCCAATTGGCGGTCGCACTCCGCGACGTGAGCGTCGACGACGCGCGCACGCTCGCGAGTCTGGGCGTCGACGAGTTGGTTCTCGTCGAGGCCCCGCCCGACCACGCCGTCGCCGCCGCCGAATGGGTTTCGGCACTGGCAGACAAGTGGCGCGTCGGTTAG
- a CDS encoding DUF190 domain-containing protein, protein MSDEYLKLTTYFAERLRSGDRFLADALLDLYEESAVATSVVLRGIASFGPHHVLRSDQSLSSSEDSPIAIAAVDCADKIASLADHAVAATTRGLVTLERARMLVGSEAAPSSDIVKLTLYIGRQDRVSGRPASHAVCDALHRHGFAGASVFLGVDGTKHGQRRRARFFSRNVDIPIMIIAIGTADQATAAIPELETMLRQPLLTLERVQLCKRDGQVMARPAALPATDDTGRALWQKLMVSTSEATLHDGVPIHRAIVLRLFDSDAARGATVLRGIWGFHGDHKPHGDKLIQLTRQVPVTTIVVDSPDRIAASFDIIDDVTEQHGLITSELVPALVSIDDGERVGGTELARYQY, encoded by the coding sequence ATGAGCGACGAGTACCTCAAGCTGACCACCTACTTCGCCGAACGTCTGCGCAGCGGCGACCGCTTCCTCGCCGACGCGCTGCTCGATCTCTACGAGGAGAGCGCGGTGGCCACCAGCGTGGTGCTGCGCGGCATCGCCAGTTTCGGTCCGCATCATGTATTGCGCAGTGACCAGTCGTTGAGTTCGTCGGAGGATTCGCCGATTGCAATCGCCGCAGTCGACTGCGCCGACAAGATCGCTTCGCTCGCCGACCATGCCGTGGCCGCGACGACGCGAGGGCTGGTGACCCTGGAGCGCGCACGAATGCTCGTCGGGTCGGAGGCCGCACCGTCGTCGGACATCGTCAAGCTCACCCTCTACATCGGACGTCAGGACCGGGTGTCGGGCCGACCCGCGTCCCATGCCGTCTGCGATGCCCTGCATCGGCACGGATTCGCCGGGGCCTCAGTGTTTCTCGGCGTCGACGGCACCAAACACGGACAACGGCGACGCGCGCGCTTCTTCAGCCGCAATGTCGACATTCCAATCATGATCATCGCGATTGGCACCGCAGACCAGGCCACTGCGGCGATCCCCGAACTCGAAACGATGCTGCGGCAACCGCTGCTCACGCTGGAACGGGTGCAATTGTGCAAACGCGACGGCCAAGTGATGGCCCGTCCAGCAGCGCTGCCCGCGACCGACGACACCGGCCGGGCACTGTGGCAGAAGTTGATGGTCTCCACGTCGGAGGCGACGCTTCACGACGGCGTGCCGATCCACCGCGCGATCGTCCTGCGGCTGTTCGACTCCGACGCGGCGCGAGGCGCGACCGTGCTGCGCGGTATCTGGGGCTTTCACGGAGACCATAAACCCCACGGCGACAAGCTGATTCAGCTCACTCGCCAGGTGCCGGTCACCACGATCGTCGTCGACAGCCCGGACCGGATCGCGGCCAGCTTCGACATCATCGACGACGTGACAGAGCAGCACGGCTTGATCACCAGCGAACTGGTGCCCGCACTGGTGTCGATCGACGACGGCGAGCGGGTCGGCGGCACCGAGTTGGCGCGTTACCAATACTGA
- the crcB gene encoding fluoride efflux transporter CrcB — translation MTVAVWAGVVMIGGVGAVLRFLVDRTVSGRVNGSFPYGTFAVNISGALLLGFLSGLALSPHLALLAGTAFVGSYTTFSTWMLETQRLGEERQIRPAVANIALSLVFGLAAAWLGLWIGGRL, via the coding sequence ATGACGGTCGCCGTCTGGGCGGGCGTCGTGATGATCGGCGGCGTCGGCGCGGTGCTGCGCTTCCTTGTTGACCGCACCGTGTCGGGCCGCGTCAACGGGTCATTCCCTTATGGCACGTTCGCGGTCAACATCAGCGGTGCGCTGCTGCTCGGCTTCCTGTCCGGTCTCGCATTGAGCCCGCATCTCGCGCTGCTGGCGGGCACGGCGTTCGTCGGCTCCTACACCACGTTTTCGACGTGGATGCTGGAGACGCAGCGGCTCGGCGAGGAACGCCAGATACGACCGGCCGTCGCCAATATCGCGCTGAGCCTGGTGTTCGGTCTGGCCGCGGCATGGCTGGGCCTGTGGATCGGCGGTCGGCTATGA
- the crcB gene encoding fluoride efflux transporter CrcB, with amino-acid sequence MFSFDGRELAAVFVGGALGTLARAALATVAAPEPGHWPWPTFIVNIVGAFLLGYFTTRLLERLPVSSYRRPLLGTGVCGGLTTFSTMQVEIVRMLEQRHYGLAIGYTAVSIVVGLLALYLATALVRRARVRA; translated from the coding sequence ATGTTCAGTTTCGACGGTCGCGAGCTGGCCGCGGTCTTCGTCGGTGGCGCGCTCGGCACGCTCGCGCGCGCGGCCCTTGCGACCGTCGCGGCGCCCGAACCCGGACACTGGCCCTGGCCGACCTTCATCGTGAACATCGTCGGCGCATTCCTGTTGGGCTACTTCACCACCCGGCTGCTCGAACGGTTGCCCGTGTCGAGCTATCGGCGCCCTCTGCTCGGTACCGGGGTGTGTGGCGGCCTGACCACGTTCTCGACGATGCAGGTCGAGATCGTCAGGATGCTCGAGCAACGCCACTACGGTCTTGCCATCGGTTACACCGCCGTGAGCATCGTGGTCGGGTTGCTCGCTCTCTATCTCGCAACCGCCCTGGTTCGCCGCGCCCGGGTCCGCGCATGA
- the pgm gene encoding phosphoglucomutase (alpha-D-glucose-1,6-bisphosphate-dependent): MAANPRAGTPAQPEDLIDVAQVVTAYYTVEPDPDNVDQQVVFGTSGHRGSSLDAAFNEAHIVATTQAIVEYRAAQGTTGPLFIGRDTHALSEPAWASALEVLAANDVVAMIDSADRYTPTPAVSHAILTFNRDRDGDLADGIVVTPSHNPPRDGGFKYNPPNGGPADTDATGVIAKRANEILRDGLKGVKRVPLASALQSAQRHDYMDAYVADLPNVVDLHAISAEGIRIGADPLGGASVDYWGAIAERHNLQLTVVNPLVDATWRFMTLDTDGKIRMDCSSPNAMASLIANRDKYQIATGNDADSDRHGIVTPDGGLLNPNHYLAVAIDYLYSNRPEWPASTAVGKTAVSSSIIDRVVAGLGRKLLEVPVGFKWFVDGLIGGTIGFGGEESAGASFLRRDGSTWTTDKDGIILALLASEILAVTGQTPSQRYAELAEKYGAPTYARIDAPANREQKARLAKLSPEQVTATELAGEQITAKLTTAPGNGAALGGLKVTTENAWFAARPSGTEDVYKIYAESFKGPEHLAEVQQAAKDVVNTVIA; this comes from the coding sequence ATGGCTGCGAATCCACGTGCCGGCACCCCGGCACAACCCGAAGACCTCATCGATGTGGCTCAGGTCGTGACGGCCTATTACACCGTCGAACCGGACCCGGACAACGTGGATCAGCAGGTGGTGTTCGGAACGTCGGGGCACCGCGGCTCGAGTCTGGATGCGGCCTTCAACGAGGCGCACATCGTCGCGACGACCCAGGCGATCGTCGAGTATCGGGCGGCGCAGGGCACCACGGGGCCGCTGTTCATCGGCCGCGACACGCATGCGTTGTCGGAGCCGGCATGGGCTTCGGCGCTCGAGGTCCTGGCCGCCAATGACGTTGTCGCGATGATAGATTCGGCCGATCGCTATACCCCGACGCCCGCGGTCAGCCACGCGATCCTGACGTTCAACCGCGACCGCGACGGTGATCTGGCCGACGGCATCGTGGTAACGCCGTCGCACAACCCGCCGCGCGACGGCGGGTTCAAGTACAACCCGCCAAACGGCGGTCCCGCCGACACCGACGCCACCGGCGTCATCGCCAAGCGGGCCAACGAGATTCTGCGCGACGGGCTCAAGGGTGTGAAGCGGGTGCCGCTGGCCAGTGCGCTGCAGTCCGCGCAACGGCACGACTATATGGACGCCTACGTGGCGGACCTGCCGAACGTCGTGGACCTGCATGCCATCAGCGCCGAGGGGATCCGTATCGGCGCCGACCCGCTGGGCGGGGCGAGTGTCGACTACTGGGGTGCCATCGCGGAGCGCCACAACCTGCAGTTGACGGTGGTCAACCCCTTGGTCGACGCCACCTGGCGATTCATGACGCTCGACACCGACGGCAAGATCCGGATGGATTGCAGCTCGCCGAACGCGATGGCGTCGCTGATCGCCAATCGCGACAAATATCAGATCGCCACTGGCAATGACGCCGATTCCGACCGGCATGGGATTGTCACACCCGACGGCGGACTGCTCAACCCGAATCACTATCTAGCGGTGGCGATTGACTACCTGTACTCGAACCGGCCGGAGTGGCCGGCTTCGACGGCGGTGGGTAAGACGGCGGTCAGCTCGTCGATCATTGACCGGGTTGTCGCCGGGTTGGGCCGCAAGCTGCTGGAGGTTCCGGTTGGGTTCAAGTGGTTCGTCGACGGATTGATCGGCGGCACAATCGGTTTCGGCGGTGAGGAGAGTGCTGGCGCGTCGTTCCTGCGTCGTGACGGGTCGACGTGGACGACGGACAAGGACGGCATCATTCTCGCGCTGCTGGCCTCGGAGATCTTGGCGGTGACGGGGCAGACGCCGTCGCAGCGGTATGCGGAGTTGGCCGAAAAGTACGGTGCGCCAACGTATGCCCGCATCGATGCGCCCGCAAACCGTGAGCAGAAGGCGCGACTGGCCAAGCTCTCGCCCGAGCAGGTGACCGCAACGGAGTTGGCGGGCGAGCAGATCACGGCGAAGCTGACGACCGCGCCGGGCAATGGCGCGGCGCTGGGCGGCCTGAAGGTGACGACCGAGAACGCGTGGTTCGCGGCCCGGCCGTCGGGCACCGAGGACGTCTACAAGATCTACGCGGAGTCGTTCAAGGGCCCTGAGCACCTCGCAGAGGTCCAGCAAGCGGCCAAGGACGTGGTGAATACAGTCATAGCGTGA
- a CDS encoding MFS transporter: protein MSSVAEGECPADPKPKLPREVWVLITANVVVALGYGVVSPVLPQYARNFGVSISAATFVITAFSLMRLVSAPASGLFVQKIGERRVYVSGLLIVALSTGACAFAQTYWQLLLFRSLGGFGSAMFTVSSLGLMIRISPPDARGRVAGLFSSSFLIGSVGGPVLGSLTAGLGLSAPFAIYGVALMIAAAVVFINLRHSAVAAPATDTEDPVTLRIALRNKAYWAALFSNFATGWSVFGLRIALVPLFVTELLHRGPRVSGLALATFAVGNVAAVIPSGYLSDRIGRRTLLIVGLSVSGVATMAVGLASSLTLFLAGALVAGAAAGMFTSPQQAAVADIIGSKARGGTAVATYQMMADAGAIVGSLAVGEIAQHVSFGAAFVISGGILLAAAVGWVLAPETRVRPGEHTPARALGPEAGGELP from the coding sequence GTGAGTTCTGTCGCGGAGGGCGAGTGTCCGGCTGACCCCAAGCCGAAGCTGCCGCGCGAAGTCTGGGTTCTGATCACCGCAAACGTAGTGGTCGCCCTCGGCTACGGCGTGGTCTCGCCGGTGCTGCCCCAGTACGCTCGCAACTTCGGCGTGAGCATCAGCGCCGCCACGTTCGTCATCACTGCGTTCTCCCTGATGCGGCTGGTGTCCGCACCGGCAAGCGGGCTCTTCGTGCAGAAGATCGGGGAGCGGCGGGTCTACGTCAGCGGACTGCTGATCGTCGCGCTGTCGACGGGCGCGTGCGCATTCGCGCAGACGTATTGGCAGTTGTTGTTGTTCCGCTCGCTCGGCGGGTTTGGGTCCGCGATGTTCACCGTGTCCTCGCTGGGGCTGATGATCAGGATCTCGCCGCCCGACGCCCGCGGCCGTGTCGCCGGTTTGTTCTCGAGCTCATTCCTGATCGGGTCCGTCGGCGGCCCGGTGCTGGGCAGCTTGACGGCAGGACTGGGCCTGTCGGCGCCGTTCGCGATCTATGGCGTGGCGCTGATGATCGCGGCGGCCGTCGTGTTCATCAACCTCAGGCATTCGGCGGTGGCGGCGCCGGCGACGGATACCGAAGATCCGGTGACGCTGCGAATTGCGTTGCGCAACAAGGCGTATTGGGCGGCGCTGTTCTCGAACTTCGCGACGGGCTGGTCGGTGTTCGGCTTGCGTATTGCCTTGGTGCCCTTGTTCGTTACTGAACTGCTGCATCGTGGGCCGCGGGTCTCGGGGCTGGCGTTGGCGACGTTCGCGGTCGGCAACGTCGCCGCCGTAATTCCAAGTGGCTATCTGTCGGATCGCATTGGGCGACGCACACTGCTGATCGTGGGGTTGTCGGTGTCAGGGGTGGCGACGATGGCGGTGGGCCTAGCGTCATCGCTGACGTTGTTCTTGGCCGGTGCGCTGGTGGCCGGCGCTGCCGCGGGCATGTTCACCTCGCCGCAGCAGGCCGCCGTCGCCGACATCATCGGTAGCAAGGCCCGCGGCGGCACGGCCGTCGCGACGTACCAGATGATGGCCGACGCCGGCGCGATCGTCGGCTCGCTCGCGGTCGGCGAGATCGCGCAGCATGTCAGCTTCGGTGCGGCGTTCGTGATCAGCGGCGGAATTCTGCTAGCCGCAGCGGTCGGCTGGGTGTTGGCTCCCGAGACCCGCGTGCGCCCGGGCGAGCACACGCCGGCGCGCGCGCTGGGCCCCGAGGCTGGTGGCGAACTGCCCTGA
- a CDS encoding tyrosine-type recombinase/integrase, translated as MTGRRATGEGTVYRRKDGRWEGAAYLPTASGKRRRIRVYGTSSHDAKAKLTAQMAAAERGIPAADRSWTIAQYLDYWMREVTPITLRPKTLEGYESVIRVHLKPWLGAQSLTQLSVTTLQQILNQQLANGHSVHTVRSARKVLSAALTRAMREDLIPRNVARLASLPRWERNDITPWTVAEAGRFLAAARRERLYAAFLLLTLYGMRRGEVLGLRWSDIDWDQHQLHIRQQLQQVRGQIYLGPVKTNAGKRDLPLLAPVRDALRQHQAASADIATESDLVFLSDEGTPLWPRNFVRVFQRLREQAGLRRIKLHHLRHTAATLLKNFGVPTRDAQLILGHAHITTTQQLYQHGDVGAQQTALDRVGRALLVSADDSGRSRQNQPSMAESVVINASFQSGGPAGDRTPDTLLKRRFSLGERSSLTSVITHLRARTQAQVLGVVAVRSSRQTSIRREGC; from the coding sequence ATGACGGGACGACGGGCAACTGGTGAGGGCACAGTCTATCGCCGGAAGGATGGACGTTGGGAAGGCGCTGCCTACCTACCAACCGCGAGCGGCAAACGTCGTCGAATTCGGGTCTATGGCACGTCGTCGCACGACGCGAAAGCGAAGCTTACTGCCCAAATGGCCGCGGCCGAACGGGGTATACCCGCGGCTGATCGGTCGTGGACCATCGCCCAATATCTCGACTATTGGATGCGCGAGGTCACGCCAATAACTCTGCGTCCGAAAACCCTCGAAGGCTATGAATCCGTCATCCGTGTCCACCTCAAGCCGTGGCTCGGCGCGCAGTCACTGACGCAACTTTCCGTCACCACACTCCAGCAGATCTTGAACCAACAGCTCGCGAACGGCCATTCAGTGCACACCGTCCGCTCAGCTCGAAAAGTGCTGAGCGCGGCCCTGACGCGGGCCATGCGTGAAGACCTCATCCCGAGGAACGTCGCTCGCCTGGCGTCACTGCCACGCTGGGAGCGCAACGACATCACACCGTGGACGGTGGCCGAAGCGGGACGGTTCCTGGCTGCCGCCCGGCGCGAACGGTTGTATGCGGCGTTCTTACTCTTGACCCTCTACGGCATGCGCCGTGGCGAAGTGCTCGGCTTGCGGTGGAGCGATATCGACTGGGACCAACACCAACTGCACATCCGCCAGCAACTCCAGCAAGTCCGCGGCCAGATTTACCTCGGGCCGGTGAAGACCAACGCCGGCAAGCGCGACTTGCCACTGCTCGCGCCCGTTCGCGATGCCTTGCGCCAGCATCAGGCCGCAAGCGCGGACATCGCCACCGAGTCCGATCTTGTCTTTCTCAGCGATGAAGGCACGCCGCTGTGGCCGCGCAACTTCGTGCGCGTGTTCCAGCGACTACGTGAGCAGGCGGGACTGCGTCGCATCAAGCTGCACCATCTGCGCCACACCGCGGCCACGCTGCTCAAGAACTTCGGTGTTCCCACCCGCGACGCCCAGCTGATCCTCGGCCACGCCCACATCACTACGACCCAACAGCTGTATCAGCACGGCGACGTCGGCGCCCAACAAACAGCGCTCGACCGCGTGGGTCGAGCGCTGCTCGTGTCTGCTGATGACAGCGGCCGTAGCCGTCAGAATCAGCCGTCAATGGCCGAATCTGTTGTCATCAATGCATCATTTCAATCTGGAGGGCCAGCGGGGGATCGAACCCCGGACACCCTGCTTAAGAGGAGATTTTCGCTCGGTGAGCGCAGCTCCCTCACCTCTGTAATCACACACCTACGAGCACGGACACAGGCGCAGGTGCTCGGCGTTGTTGCCGTCAGAAGTAGCCGTCAAACAAGCATCCGACGCGAAGGATGCTGA
- a CDS encoding helix-turn-helix domain-containing protein, which translates to MSTAIDIHTRRLLRVLGETALRLSDGQPVDHQWLERQLSAAVLAASSTVGSESNLLTVPEACAQLRISRWSFYRLIQQQRLTTVTIGRRRLVPQAELERFVSILSETGGAA; encoded by the coding sequence GTGAGCACCGCCATTGATATCCATACGCGTCGCTTGTTGCGCGTCCTCGGCGAGACAGCGCTTCGCCTATCTGACGGCCAGCCGGTCGATCACCAATGGCTTGAGAGGCAACTTTCCGCCGCGGTTTTGGCAGCATCATCAACGGTAGGCAGTGAGAGCAACCTTCTCACCGTGCCGGAAGCCTGCGCACAACTCCGCATTAGCCGATGGAGCTTCTACCGACTGATTCAACAGCAACGCCTGACCACCGTCACCATTGGTCGGCGCCGGCTAGTGCCGCAAGCCGAACTCGAGCGATTTGTTTCGATTTTGAGCGAAACCGGAGGCGCGGCATGA
- a CDS encoding ImmA/IrrE family metallo-endopeptidase, with protein MHQEDQSYSTSVLAQLRAVIPVHAQVSFADALRVAELQANKLIELHGIVTGPVPTELISELPKLTVGYTGRLVSGATFWDKHHQVWVIQLSRTDSQARRRFTLAHEFKHIIDHGRQTILYRGTRRITAVAQAEQAADYFAGCLLVPRRLLKQAWGNGIQDPSELAQLFEVSEQAIAVRLRQTGLVDGRFRHVPRPFPLAAELEPEPDDEGEVSKPVEEEGLAA; from the coding sequence ATGCACCAAGAAGATCAATCGTACTCAACGAGTGTGCTCGCGCAGCTCCGAGCCGTCATCCCGGTGCATGCTCAAGTGAGTTTCGCCGATGCACTACGCGTTGCGGAACTCCAGGCCAACAAGCTGATCGAACTCCATGGCATCGTCACTGGTCCCGTACCCACCGAACTGATCAGCGAGTTGCCGAAGCTGACTGTTGGTTACACCGGCCGCCTGGTCTCCGGCGCCACCTTCTGGGACAAACATCACCAGGTATGGGTGATTCAGTTGTCGCGGACCGACTCTCAGGCCCGCCGCAGGTTCACACTGGCGCACGAATTCAAACACATCATCGACCACGGACGGCAGACAATCCTGTACCGCGGGACGCGAAGGATCACCGCGGTCGCTCAAGCGGAGCAAGCCGCTGACTACTTCGCCGGGTGCCTCCTCGTACCACGCCGACTCTTAAAGCAAGCCTGGGGCAACGGCATCCAAGATCCCAGCGAGCTTGCGCAACTGTTTGAGGTTAGTGAGCAAGCGATCGCGGTGCGACTGCGACAAACGGGGCTGGTCGATGGTCGGTTTCGGCACGTACCTCGGCCGTTTCCTTTGGCCGCAGAGCTTGAGCCCGAACCTGACGATGAAGGCGAAGTTTCCAAACCCGTGGAAGAGGAAGGACTAGCGGCGTGA
- a CDS encoding helix-turn-helix domain-containing protein has translation MTPEQTVHLINLLASKRAEAGLSTAEVARRAGVDVGTVWRIEQGQIANPRPESLQVIGEVLGIPASDLFATVGWVPPKELPTMRPYLRTKYRALPADARQEIEAHFNAVARKYGISFNQNEGPVDGEDE, from the coding sequence ATGACGCCAGAGCAGACAGTTCACCTCATCAATCTCCTTGCATCAAAGCGGGCGGAGGCTGGTCTGAGTACCGCCGAAGTTGCGCGCCGCGCCGGTGTCGATGTCGGGACCGTCTGGCGCATCGAGCAGGGGCAGATCGCCAACCCGCGGCCCGAAAGCTTGCAGGTCATCGGCGAGGTGCTCGGCATTCCAGCTAGTGACCTCTTTGCCACCGTCGGTTGGGTGCCACCAAAGGAATTGCCGACTATGCGGCCCTATCTCCGCACGAAATACCGGGCGCTGCCAGCCGACGCAAGACAAGAGATTGAAGCCCACTTCAACGCTGTCGCCCGTAAGTACGGCATCAGCTTTAACCAGAACGAAGGCCCGGTCGACGGAGAAGACGAATAG
- a CDS encoding antirestriction protein ArdA, with product MMNEKQPQTNSGEEPSASPELQGGHETEPRPTPRIYVASLSDYNNGVLHGQWMDAARDPADIYADINAMLAQSRQPDAEEFAIHDYDDFGVCRIGEYDSIDRVARIAQGIHEHGDAFAAWVYVSEGASERFDDFTEAYLGHYDSVIAYAEQLIDDLGYNHELDRLPESLRSYLRFDTDQLGRDLVFGGDIHVVPSPDGGVWLFDGRS from the coding sequence ATGATGAATGAGAAACAACCACAGACCAATTCGGGCGAGGAACCCTCCGCGAGCCCAGAGCTGCAGGGCGGTCACGAGACTGAGCCCCGACCAACTCCACGGATCTATGTCGCCAGCCTCAGCGACTACAACAACGGCGTCTTGCACGGACAGTGGATGGACGCCGCGCGCGATCCGGCCGACATCTATGCCGACATCAACGCCATGTTGGCTCAGTCTCGGCAGCCCGATGCTGAGGAATTCGCCATCCACGACTACGACGACTTCGGTGTCTGCCGGATCGGCGAATACGACTCGATCGACCGGGTGGCGCGGATCGCTCAGGGCATCCACGAGCATGGCGATGCCTTTGCCGCCTGGGTATACGTCAGCGAAGGTGCGTCGGAGCGGTTCGACGACTTCACGGAGGCATATCTGGGCCATTACGACTCAGTTATTGCCTATGCCGAACAGCTTATTGATGACTTGGGTTACAACCACGAACTTGACCGCCTGCCAGAGTCGCTGCGTTCGTACCTTCGCTTCGATACTGACCAACTCGGGCGAGATCTCGTATTCGGTGGGGATATTCACGTCGTCCCGTCGCCAGACGGCGGCGTGTGGCTGTTTGACGGCCGATCCTAG